A DNA window from Phycisphaerae bacterium contains the following coding sequences:
- a CDS encoding helix-turn-helix domain-containing protein → MRPPGTAEELERRRLRAMTLLDKGMPGVEVAEVLGVTPGAVSQWKK, encoded by the coding sequence CCCCAGGCACAGCGGAGGAGTTGGAGCGGCGTCGCCTGCGAGCCATGACGCTGCTGGACAAAGGAATGCCCGGTGTCGAGGTGGCCGAGGTCCTCGGCGTGACCCCGGGGGCCGTGTCCCAGTGGAAAAAG